Proteins found in one Bacillus sp. BGMRC 2118 genomic segment:
- a CDS encoding PAS domain-containing protein, giving the protein MINKERFANYRIIGVVIILGIIMVTVGFMTISHTIREFFYILVIICLLIMLFVKDKRLTKTKETEQRLTTLINSMVDFVNFKDGEGRWIEANEAGLNMFQLEGVDYRGKKDSELAEYTSFYKESLMYCEVSDEEAWQNGKTTRCEERLPMPDGTFRIYDTIKVPLFYENGTRKGLVVIGRDITEKQLTDEKLRRTEKLSVVGELAASVGHEIRNPLTSLKGFLQMFKTDTKDEKKKYYYSIMLDELERINHIVGELLILAKPQKISISNHSVNTIVKDVISLLETQANMNNVTLHYNEKENQIIECSDNLLKQLFINVIKNAIEASTPNGEVNVAIKRQSPEEICVSIIDNGVGFSEDFLTRIGEPFYSSKEKGTGLGLTVSMKIVEQHGGSMKFHSEKELGTTVEIILPISHPFLSNQS; this is encoded by the coding sequence ATGATAAATAAAGAAAGATTTGCCAACTATAGAATAATCGGGGTTGTTATAATCTTAGGTATTATTATGGTTACAGTTGGTTTTATGACAATTTCTCATACAATACGTGAGTTCTTCTACATTTTGGTGATCATATGTTTACTCATTATGTTGTTTGTTAAGGATAAAAGGCTAACAAAAACAAAAGAAACAGAGCAACGATTAACTACCCTTATCAATTCAATGGTTGATTTTGTTAACTTTAAGGACGGAGAAGGAAGATGGATTGAAGCAAATGAGGCGGGTTTAAATATGTTTCAACTTGAAGGAGTCGACTATCGTGGCAAAAAGGATTCAGAGCTAGCGGAGTATACTTCCTTTTATAAAGAATCACTTATGTATTGTGAGGTCTCGGATGAAGAGGCGTGGCAAAATGGTAAAACAACTCGCTGTGAAGAGCGGTTACCAATGCCAGATGGGACATTTAGAATATACGATACTATCAAGGTCCCTCTATTTTATGAAAATGGCACAAGAAAGGGACTAGTGGTCATTGGTAGAGATATTACGGAAAAGCAGCTAACTGATGAAAAGCTAAGGCGAACAGAAAAATTATCTGTAGTTGGGGAGTTAGCTGCCAGTGTGGGTCATGAAATACGAAACCCGTTAACTTCATTAAAAGGGTTTTTACAAATGTTTAAAACAGATACAAAGGATGAAAAGAAAAAATACTATTACAGTATTATGCTAGATGAACTAGAGCGCATAAACCATATAGTGGGAGAGCTATTAATCTTAGCAAAGCCACAGAAAATATCGATATCCAATCACAGTGTGAATACGATTGTGAAGGATGTAATTTCTTTATTAGAAACTCAGGCTAATATGAATAACGTTACGTTACACTATAATGAAAAAGAGAATCAAATCATTGAATGTAGTGATAACCTGCTCAAACAACTATTTATTAATGTAATAAAAAATGCCATAGAAGCATCAACTCCAAATGGAGAAGTAAACGTAGCGATAAAGCGACAATCACCTGAGGAGATTTGTGTTTCAATCATAGACAATGGAGTTGGGTTTAGTGAAGACTTCTTAACGAGAATTGGTGAACCATTTTATTCTTCTAAGGAAAAGGGAACCGGACTAGGGTTAACAGTAAGCATGAAAATTGTAGAACAGCATGGTGGTTCTATGAAATTTCATAGTGAGAAGGAATTGGGTACAACAGTTGAGATCATATTACCGATTTCTCATCCTTTTCTAAGCAATCAATCTTAA
- the polX gene encoding DNA polymerase/3'-5' exonuclease PolX: MNKKDVIKLLETIAIYMELKGENPFKVSAFRKAAIAIEQDERTLEEMGDITALTGVGKGTASVINEFIKTGQSSVLEELKGEVPQGLIPLLKLPGLGGKKIAKLYKELGITDIEQLKEACLEQKIRGLAGFGEKTEQKIAAAIEEAGSRPERLPIAFMLPIAVEIENLVSNMRDVDRFSRAGSLRRARETIKDLDFIIATNNPSSVREQLLQLERVKDVIASGDTKVSLQLAYEYEVSVDFRLVEPKEFATTLHHFTGSKEHNVRMRQLAKERGLKISEYGVEVIETGEVKTFDSEEEFYQSFGLNFIPPEVRETGSEVEAYQSKIPLIELKDIKGDLHMHSTWSDGAHSIEQMAQACRAKGYSYMAITDHSKYLRVANGLTVEQVKRQREEIKRLNEKYDDFTILSGIEMDILPDGTLDYDDELLEEMDLVIASIHSSFSQPREMIMNRLKTALENLHVDIIAHPTGRILGRREGYDVDVDILIELAKETNTALELNANPNRLDLSSHYVKLAQDAGVKIVINTDAHHMEQLDYMGIGVSAAKKGWIRKESVINCLDIDELKNFLNRNN, encoded by the coding sequence TTGAATAAAAAAGATGTAATTAAGTTACTTGAAACAATAGCCATTTATATGGAGCTCAAGGGCGAAAATCCGTTTAAAGTGTCAGCATTTCGAAAAGCTGCAATCGCAATTGAACAAGATGAGCGTACGTTAGAAGAAATGGGAGATATAACAGCTCTGACAGGTGTCGGCAAAGGAACAGCATCGGTCATTAATGAATTTATTAAAACAGGACAATCCAGTGTACTAGAGGAATTAAAAGGGGAAGTACCACAAGGTTTAATACCTCTATTGAAACTGCCGGGATTGGGTGGTAAGAAAATTGCGAAACTGTATAAGGAACTGGGCATTACAGACATAGAGCAGTTAAAAGAGGCTTGTCTGGAACAAAAAATTAGAGGACTAGCAGGATTCGGAGAGAAAACTGAACAAAAAATAGCCGCAGCCATTGAAGAGGCTGGTAGCAGACCGGAACGATTACCGATTGCTTTCATGCTTCCAATTGCAGTAGAAATTGAAAACCTCGTTTCAAACATGCGTGATGTAGATCGCTTTTCAAGAGCAGGTAGTTTACGACGTGCACGGGAAACAATAAAGGACCTAGATTTTATCATTGCTACAAATAATCCAAGTTCAGTAAGAGAACAATTATTACAATTAGAGCGTGTCAAAGATGTAATTGCAAGTGGTGATACGAAGGTTTCATTGCAGCTTGCTTATGAATATGAAGTATCAGTTGACTTCAGACTAGTAGAGCCAAAGGAATTTGCTACTACACTGCATCACTTCACTGGCTCAAAAGAGCACAATGTTAGAATGAGACAGCTTGCTAAGGAACGGGGATTAAAGATTAGTGAATATGGTGTAGAGGTAATAGAAACGGGTGAAGTCAAAACATTTGATTCAGAAGAGGAGTTTTATCAATCTTTTGGCCTGAATTTCATTCCACCAGAAGTGAGAGAAACAGGCAGTGAAGTGGAGGCATATCAATCCAAAATTCCCCTTATAGAACTGAAGGATATAAAAGGCGATCTGCATATGCACTCAACATGGAGTGATGGTGCCCATTCAATTGAACAGATGGCACAGGCCTGCCGTGCAAAAGGGTACTCATACATGGCAATAACTGATCACTCAAAATACTTACGTGTTGCGAATGGACTAACTGTAGAACAAGTAAAGAGGCAGAGAGAAGAAATAAAACGACTAAATGAGAAATATGATGATTTTACGATATTGTCAGGAATTGAAATGGATATTTTACCAGACGGAACATTAGATTATGATGATGAGTTGTTAGAGGAAATGGACCTAGTTATTGCATCTATTCATTCGAGTTTTTCTCAACCGAGGGAAATGATAATGAATCGTCTTAAAACAGCATTGGAAAATCTTCATGTTGATATCATTGCTCATCCAACTGGGCGCATACTAGGTAGAAGAGAAGGATATGATGTCGATGTTGATATACTGATTGAATTGGCAAAAGAAACAAATACTGCATTAGAACTTAATGCAAATCCTAATCGATTAGACTTATCTTCACACTATGTAAAGTTAGCACAAGATGCGGGAGTTAAGATTGTCATTAATACAGATGCCCATCACATGGAACAGCTTGATTACATGGGAATTGGAGTATCAGCTGCAAAAAAAGGGTGGATTCGGAAGGAAAGTGTAATAAACTGCTTAGATATAGATGAACTGAAAAATTTCCTAAACAGGAACAACTAA